One part of the Denticeps clupeoides chromosome 16, fDenClu1.1, whole genome shotgun sequence genome encodes these proteins:
- the atxn1l gene encoding ataxin-1-like has translation MKPGHERNQECLPPKKRDLPVTTTNSSSSSSSSTSGGSGGNAGGGSGAGEESASVQSSGATTDVQGGGGEWMRTQPGLHYVEGADGIPGLPVDQYGRLYSSTSLHPVLSHISPAYTVPSTLLQHPAIPYPPLGYAQIPHSSLQFVGSPYAAVPYAVPPGFVPSPLISPQPAIPQPLPVSHLVPYPSVIQEGVVSSPPQSQVPAHGYAKVAATAAMPLVLTSEQTAVQQQHLGAVGVMSAGDLSSRGVPVYYQPSSGRVGQTSRELNGEEREQGGRERLQESAYPARNSRLLQAASGAAALEAQHDRNMKNCRQDERASPGQRSTPDTDLEVQQVVGNMPSPVQLGSRKEVFHGPLNLSQSSQQGKEVHRDGRTAYMPHPAVPSDSRALGHVDQVAVQPQHAVILANGQPVLVPLDYHPPHHQIQQGQSFQNQTNDAASSTAVATLASPTAYSKAPDPTTVSASHTERQQHPHLLPLPSATFLAQGPASTLAPAAPPLPSPAGPGPSHFMKGAIIQLATGELKRVEDLQTQDFVRSAEVSGGLKIDSSMVVDIRASQQKPGLVALHFSVGEQQSKVTIDVPPEHPFFVFGQGWSSYSPEQTAQLYGLTCHHLQAGDVCVSIALQQPPASQQKAQPQQPSQQVSGRTSTKANSTSGAVAQPMGPPAPQHVRPQSHFRMERVHRDRDREKDEAVHVGSVGGHGDAPHRPNRTSAEHPRSQSSYYLHTEGHPRTGHGGIVGIAPSSGASQRRWSAPGSQRHAIKSEEGRPSTAVLGSSRPSFIPQEVKLSIEGRSNAGK, from the exons ATGAAGCCAGGCCACGAGCGCAACCAGGAGTGTCTGCCTCCAAAGAAACGGGACCTTCCAGTCACCAccaccaacagcagcagcagtagcagcagcagcacttcGGGAGGAAGTGGAGGAAATGCAGGGGGTGGAAGCGGTGCAGGAGAAGAAAGTGCCTCTGTTCAGAGCTCCGGAGCTACCACCGATGTTCAGGGTGGAGGTGGGGAATGGATGAGGACACAGCCGGGACTGCATTATGTGGAGGGAGCCGACGGCATCCCAGGCCTGCCGGTTGACCAGTATGGCAGGCTGTACTCCTCCACCAGCCTACACCCAGTCCTGAGCCACATCTCACCTGCTTACACAGTCCCCTCTACCCTGCTGCAGCACCCCGCCATCCCCTACCCGCCGCTCGGTTACGCTCAAATCCCGCACTCCTCGCTGCAGTTCGTTGGCTCCCCGTATGCGGCGGTGCCTTATGCCGTGCCCCCTGGCTTTGTCCCCAGTCCCCTGATTTCGCCACAGCCTGCCATCCCCCAGCCCCTCCCAGTCTCCCATTTGGTCCCCTATCCATCGGTTATCCAGGAAGGTGTGGTCTCTTCCCCACCTCAGTCACAGGTGCCAGCTCATGGCTATGCCAAAGTTGCGGCTACAGCTGCCATGCCGCTTGTACTGACCTCTGAGCAAACGGCTGTACAGCAGCAACATTTAGGGGCCGTAGGGGTGATGTCAGCCGGAGACCTCAGCTCCCGGGGAGTGCCCGTCTACTACCAGCCTTCCAGCGGCAGGGTTGGCCAGACCTCCAGGGAGCTAAATGGCGAAGAGAGGGAGCAGGGAGGCAGGGAGCGGCTCCAGGAGTCTGCATACCCTGCCAGGAACTCTCGGCTGCTGCAGGCAGCGTCCGGAGCAGCAGCGCTGGAGGCCCAGCACGACCGGAATATGAAGAATTGTCGGCAGGATGAGAGAGCCTCACCGGGTCAGCGCAGCACGCCCGACACCGACCTGGAG gttCAGCAAGTCGTTGGAAATATGCCCTCTCCAGTTCAGCTGGGAAGTCGCAAAGAGGTGTTTCATGGACCCCTCAACCTATCGCAGAGTTCCCAGCAAGGCAAAGAAGTTCATAGGGATGGAAGGACTGCATATATGCCCCACCCGGCAGTCCCCAGTGACTCAAGAGCTCTGGGTCATGTGGATCAGGTGGCTGTACAGCCTCAGCATGCTGTCATCCTTGCCAACGGCCAGCCAGTCCTTGTACCCTTGGACTACCACCCACCACACCATCAGATTCAACAGGGACAGTCGTTCCAGAACCAGACCAACGATGCAGCCTCTTCTACTGCTGTCGCCACACTGGCCTCCCCTACGGCGTACTCCAAAGCCCCTGACCCCACCACCGTTTCGGCCAGCCACACAGAGCGTCAGCAGCATCCGCATCTCCTGCCCCTCCCTTCCGCCACATTCCTGGCCCAGGGTCCGGCCTCCACTCTGGCCCCAGCTGCGCCACCGCTGCCTTCCCCTGCGGGCCCAGGACCATCGCATTTCATGAAGGGTGCCATCATCCAGCTGGCGACGGGTGAGCTGAAGCGTGTGGAGGACCTGCAGACTCAGGACTTTGTGCGTAGCGCTGAGGTGAGCGGAGGGCTCAAGATTGACTCCAGCATGGTGGTGGATATCCGCGCCAGCCAGCAGAAGCCTGGCCTGGTGGCACTTCACTTCAGCGTGGGAGAACAGCAAAGCAAAGTAACCATTGATGTGCCACCCGAGCACCCATTCTTTGTTTTTGGTCAGGGGTGGTCGTCATACAGTCCCGAGCAGACCGCCCAGCTTTACGGCCTCACCTGCCATCACCTGCAGGCGGGGGACGTCTGTGTCTCCATCGCGCTGCAGCAGCCACCGGCGTCCCAGCAGAAAGCCCAGCCTCAACAGCCATCGCAGCAGGTGTCTGGCAGGACTTCCACCAAAGCCAACTCCACCTCCGGGGCAGTAGCCCAGCCCATGGGGCCTCCGGCACCCCAACACGTGCGACCACAAAGCCATTTCCGGATGGAGCGAGTGCACCGGGATAGGGACCGAGAGAAAGATGAAGCCGTGCATGTAGGCAGTGTTGGGGGCCACGGCGACGCTCCCCATCGGCCAAACAGGACTTCGGCAGAGCACCCGCGGAGCCAGAGCAGTTACTATTTGCACACAGAAGGTCACCCTCGTACAGGTCATGGAGGCATCGTGGGTATTGCGCCTTCATCAGGTGCCTCCCAGAGGCGTTGGTCAGCTCCGGGTTCCCAAAGACATGCCATCAAGAGCGAGGAGGGCCGTCCCTCTACTGCAGTCTTAGGCTCCTCGCGACCCTCCTTCATACCTCAGGAGGTCAAGCTGTCCATCGAGGGCCGCTCCAACGCCGGGAAGTAG
- the nr1h3 gene encoding oxysterols receptor LXR-alpha, translating to MSTLSAADITDVGHGESKVFEEASDLRLDCFREENGAAEVKNEDQSSLDQPTLCPSTQSKLIGSLPVEANDIKVDPAADAPPANTEGQPVKRKKGPAPKMLGNEVCSVCGDKASGFHYNVLSCEGCKGFFRRSVIKGAQYTCKNHGRCEMDMYMRRKCQQCRLRKCREAGMLEQCVLSEEQIRLKKMKKQHDEESAHASTVVSPSPVPDVTPLAPEQQEMIEKLVAMQKQCNKRSFIDRPKVTPWPQSQDPLNREVRQQRFAHFTELAIMSVQEIVDFAKQLPGFLELTREDQIALLKTSTIEIMLLETSRRYNPAIESITFLKDFSYNKEDFAKAGLQFEFINPIFEFSKGMNDLHLDEAEYALLIAINIFSADRPNVQDHDLVERLQQPYVDALHSYIRIKRPNDHLMFPRMLMKLVSLRTLSSVHSEQVFALRLQDKKLPPLLSEIWDVHE from the exons ATGTCCACCCTTTCTGCGGCTGATATCACAGATGTTGGTCATG GGGAGTCTAAGGTATTTGAGGAGGCATCTGATTTGCGGCTGGACTGCTTTAGGGAAGAGAATGGTGCAGCTGAAGTGAAAAATGAAGACCAGTCTTCCCTTGACCAGCCAACGCTCTGCCCCAGCACTCAGAGCAAGCTCATTGGTTCCCTGCCAGTTGAGGCCAATGACATCAAGGTGGATCCAGCAGCAGACGCCCCTCCAGCAAACACGG AGGGGCAACCGGTCAAAAGGAAGAAAGGCCCTGCACCAAAGATGCTGGGTAATGAGGTGTGCAGTGTTTGTGGGGACAAGGCTTCGGGCTTCCACTACAATGTGCTGAGCTGCGAGGGCTGCAAGGGCTTCTTCCGACGCAGTGTGATCAAAGGGGCCCAGTATACCTGCAAGAATCACGGGCGCTGTGAGATGGACATGTACATGCGCCGCAAGTGCCAGCAGTGTCGCCTGCGCAAGTGTCGGGAGGCTGGCATGCTGGAGCAGT GTGTGCTCTCAGAGGAACAGATCAGgttgaagaagatgaagaagcagCATGATGAAGAATCTGCTCATGCTTCCACAGTGGTCTCTCCCAGTCCTGTGCCTGATGTTACTCCTTTGGCCCCCGAGCAGCAGGAAATGATAGAGAAGCTGGTGGCCATGCAGAAACAATGCAACAAGCGTTCATTCATCGACCGGCCCAAAGTCACT CCTTGGCCACAGAGTCAGGATCCTCTAAACCGTGAAGTGCGACAGCAACGCTTTGCTCATTTCACAGAGCTGGCAATCATGTCTGTCCAGGAGATAGTGGACTTTGCAAAGCAGCTTCCAGGGTTTCTAGAGCTTACCCGTGAAGACCAAATTGCCTTGTTGAAGACATCCACCATTGAG ATCATGCTGCTAGAGACATCACGGCGCTATAACCCTGCAATTGAGAGCATCACCTTTTTGAAAGACTTCAGTTACAATAAAGAGGATTTTGCCAAAGCag GGCTCCAATTTGAGTTCATCAACCCCATCTTTGAGTTCTCCAAGGGCATGAATGACCTGCACCTAGATGAAGCTGAGTATGCTCTGCTTATCGCAATCAACATCTTCTCTGCGG ACCGGCCGAATGTTCAGGACCATGATTTAGTGGAGCGACTGCAGCAGCCATATGTGGACGCACTACATTCTTACATCAGAATAAAAAGACCAAAT GATCACCTGATGTTCCCACGCATGTTGATGAAGCTGGTCAGTCTGCGCACCCTCAGCAGCGTCCACTCAGAGCAGGTCTTTGCGCTTCGCCTGCAGGATAAAAAGCTCCCACCCCTGCTCTCTGAGATCTGGGATGTCCATGAATGA